One bacterium genomic region harbors:
- a CDS encoding tetratricopeptide repeat protein codes for MNKALCILLLSSSLLFGQSGLIQEEQDFRFAEQLSTKGMQDLAGLQYVKYAETYPSSPRAPEALFRAAESYQLLKDTAQSAALYQQLLLKYPQSAFVDKALFNRAGILMARGEYLEAALSFERLRLFTPKSEWAPLAMLRAAQSFLAAGEMQRALDTAHLFLEGYPTSPLCSEARYILAQVRSRQQQPLQVMQELDRILGDRVQDSLTVKAQLLAGRTLYQLGSYQRADSLFRMLLNSPTRFDSLGSAALYFSRLLHYRNDFALSNQTIKAFLAKHPTVAEKERLLCLQGDNFYGLGDYVAALECYATLAKILSQPQDLIHLWLRQAFTLKKANRDAEALKKLQDVLAVPDTLFQDRSVRSLAEQESARWLCMLGRPAEALQVLRRALTHPDADREELLFVMAGVQKDYLKDYAAAAETYITLGALFPNGLRQDDALWGQAQCRELQGRYDEARQLYARYRAAFPAGDQVEEAQSREHYLQNFFPMDAAHLQVQLQRCIAEELAGVSPEQRALAWAEKLSGAFHDHAQALTVIRRLSHSALSAEIRDRVLTLAGYCHLALAEKAFYDGLPAKQQAHQDSCRQIVHALPGDPLMRKLGERLFLQQIFSFRDARQRLEFMNTAQSREAMNALSDSSRKELGLALAESYYDAAKGNDVVLLRNGLSLCRPAIDGALPLLMRTRARLLQARFYRALNRPDSAAAALRQLVMENPGHPLAAQAWWQLAELRQESGKPEDALSLYQDIQAMYPYSKWAAEAQRARCRLLFQLGRYPEAGSCLDKAEVFRVPQDLALFFPEQVDDDQLWFYASRQEAAGDPMIAVKAYQTYLLKSSNAGRRAMALMRLADLSAQLGYGPASLGHYEELLTHYPQDSLAVVARKALADGLFRQHDYAGAKTHYIKLKTEAGPEVRRYAERCEIICEYRLKNSAAARRLAEAFKKQYSDRQSEAQFLLEEAELAMAAKDFKSAESLYRDVVGKAKESAEASQAELGLARMYILLNKNDDALRLLTSIPDRYKDPKVSGTAYVTLGEFYYANQQFENCINAGRKAYELVGAPEEKAQAMQLLIRVYDDVHMWDRGISLLREYLQTYPQADDLITRKVQLGIFLMNLKEYDRAIAYLKELKWSVDAETEAEIQYWIAKSYNERGSASEAIIEYLKVKYLCKPTKLPWGTTALYEAGQAYYKLGELKKARSLYQSIVRELGSGDQFGRVAAERVNEIDQELAKAEKRS; via the coding sequence AATCAGCCGCCCTCTATCAACAGCTGCTGCTGAAATATCCGCAATCCGCCTTTGTCGACAAGGCGCTGTTCAATCGCGCCGGCATTCTTATGGCCAGAGGCGAGTACCTGGAAGCCGCCTTGAGCTTTGAACGGCTGCGGCTGTTCACGCCAAAAAGCGAATGGGCGCCGCTGGCGATGCTTCGTGCGGCGCAGTCCTTTTTAGCAGCCGGAGAGATGCAGCGGGCGCTGGACACTGCCCATCTCTTTTTGGAAGGTTATCCCACCAGTCCGCTGTGCTCTGAAGCGCGCTATATTCTGGCGCAGGTGCGCAGTCGTCAACAACAGCCGCTGCAAGTGATGCAAGAGTTGGACCGCATTCTCGGCGACCGGGTGCAGGATTCGCTGACGGTCAAAGCTCAGCTGCTGGCCGGACGGACCCTCTATCAGCTGGGCAGCTATCAACGCGCGGACAGCCTTTTTCGAATGTTGCTGAACAGTCCGACCCGTTTCGATTCTTTAGGCTCCGCCGCACTGTATTTCAGCCGACTGCTGCATTATCGCAATGACTTCGCCCTGTCCAATCAGACCATCAAAGCTTTCTTAGCCAAACATCCCACCGTGGCGGAAAAGGAGCGTCTCCTCTGTTTGCAAGGCGATAATTTCTATGGCTTGGGAGATTATGTCGCAGCGCTGGAATGCTACGCCACACTGGCCAAAATATTGTCTCAGCCGCAGGATCTCATCCACCTCTGGCTGCGCCAAGCCTTTACTCTGAAAAAAGCGAACAGAGATGCGGAAGCATTGAAGAAACTGCAGGACGTTTTAGCCGTGCCCGATACTCTTTTCCAGGATCGGTCGGTTCGTTCCTTGGCTGAACAGGAGAGTGCTCGCTGGTTGTGCATGCTCGGTCGGCCGGCCGAGGCGCTGCAGGTGTTGCGTCGGGCTCTGACTCACCCGGACGCAGACCGCGAGGAATTGCTGTTTGTCATGGCTGGCGTGCAAAAAGATTATCTGAAAGATTACGCGGCTGCAGCGGAGACCTACATCACCTTGGGAGCCCTCTTTCCCAATGGCCTTCGGCAGGACGACGCCCTGTGGGGGCAAGCTCAATGCCGTGAGCTGCAAGGCCGTTATGATGAGGCCAGGCAGCTCTATGCACGATATAGAGCGGCATTCCCTGCCGGCGACCAAGTTGAAGAGGCTCAGTCGCGGGAGCATTATCTGCAGAATTTTTTTCCCATGGATGCGGCGCACCTGCAGGTGCAGCTGCAACGCTGCATTGCGGAGGAGCTGGCCGGCGTGTCGCCGGAGCAACGCGCTCTGGCCTGGGCGGAAAAACTTTCCGGTGCCTTTCACGATCATGCCCAAGCGTTGACTGTTATTCGGCGGTTGTCCCATAGCGCCCTGTCTGCTGAAATACGGGATCGGGTTTTGACGCTTGCCGGCTACTGTCATCTGGCGTTGGCGGAAAAAGCTTTTTACGACGGTCTGCCAGCGAAACAACAAGCGCATCAGGATTCCTGCCGTCAAATCGTCCATGCATTGCCGGGCGATCCGCTCATGCGAAAACTCGGCGAGCGCTTGTTCCTGCAACAGATTTTCTCCTTCCGCGATGCCCGACAGCGGCTGGAATTTATGAATACTGCGCAATCCAGAGAAGCGATGAACGCGCTCTCAGATTCCAGCCGTAAAGAGTTGGGATTGGCGTTGGCTGAGAGCTATTACGACGCTGCCAAAGGCAACGATGTAGTGCTTTTAAGAAATGGACTGAGCCTCTGCCGGCCGGCGATCGATGGGGCGCTTCCTCTGTTGATGAGAACCCGAGCGAGGCTGTTGCAGGCCCGTTTCTATCGTGCCTTGAATCGGCCCGATTCAGCAGCCGCGGCGTTACGGCAGCTGGTGATGGAGAATCCCGGACATCCACTTGCCGCTCAAGCCTGGTGGCAATTGGCTGAACTGCGGCAGGAGAGCGGCAAACCGGAGGATGCGTTATCGCTGTATCAGGACATCCAGGCCATGTATCCCTACAGCAAATGGGCTGCCGAAGCTCAGCGAGCCCGATGCCGATTGCTTTTTCAACTAGGACGATACCCGGAGGCCGGTAGTTGCCTGGATAAAGCCGAGGTCTTTCGCGTGCCGCAGGACTTGGCCCTGTTTTTTCCGGAGCAGGTGGATGACGACCAACTCTGGTTTTACGCCTCTCGTCAGGAAGCGGCCGGTGATCCGATGATTGCGGTCAAGGCTTATCAGACGTATCTGCTCAAGAGCTCCAACGCCGGTCGGCGCGCCATGGCCTTAATGCGCCTGGCTGATCTTTCCGCTCAGCTCGGGTATGGCCCAGCCAGCCTGGGACATTATGAGGAATTGCTCACGCATTATCCGCAAGACAGCCTGGCGGTGGTCGCGCGCAAGGCCCTGGCCGACGGGTTGTTCCGCCAGCACGACTATGCCGGCGCGAAGACGCACTATATCAAATTGAAAACGGAAGCCGGCCCGGAGGTGCGCCGATATGCTGAACGGTGTGAAATCATCTGCGAATATAGATTGAAAAACAGTGCGGCTGCGAGAAGATTGGCCGAGGCGTTTAAAAAGCAGTATTCGGACCGCCAGAGCGAAGCCCAATTTCTTTTAGAAGAGGCGGAGCTTGCCATGGCGGCCAAGGATTTCAAATCGGCTGAGAGTTTGTATCGCGACGTTGTCGGCAAGGCCAAGGAGTCTGCGGAGGCCAGCCAGGCGGAGTTAGGGCTGGCGCGCATGTATATCCTGCTGAATAAAAATGACGACGCCCTGCGTCTGTTGACCTCTATCCCGGACCGATACAAAGATCCCAAGGTGTCCGGCACCGCCTATGTGACGTTGGGTGAGTTCTATTACGCCAATCAGCAATTCGAGAATTGCATTAACGCCGGCCGCAAGGCCTATGAACTGGTCGGCGCACCCGAAGAAAAGGCGCAGGCCATGCAACTGCTCATCCGCGTCTATGACGATGTGCATATGTGGGATCGCGGCATTAGTCTACTGCGCGAGTATCTGCAAACCTATCCTCAGGCAGATGACCTGATCACCCGCAAGGTGCAGCTGGGCATCTTTCTGATGAATCTAAAAGAGTATGACCGCGCCATCGCCTATTTGAAAGAGCTGAAATGGTCGGTGGACGCAGAGACAGAAGCCGAGATTCAGTATTGGATCGCCAAGTCCTACAACGAACGAGGCTCCGCCAGCGAGGCGATCATCGAATATCTCAAGGTCAAATATCTGTGCAAGCCCACCAAGTTGCCCTGGGGTACTACAGCGCTCTATGAGGCGGGTCAAGCGTATTACAAACTGGGCGAGCTGAAAAAAGCCCGGTCGCTCTATCAGAGCATTGTCCGGGAACTGGGTTCCGGGGATCAATTCGGCCGCGTGGCCGCCGAACGCGTGAACGAGATCGACCAGGAGCTGGCGAAAGCGGAAAAGAGGTCCTGA
- the nadC gene encoding carboxylating nicotinate-nucleotide diphosphorylase — protein sequence MKFTATEGALTIIRQALAEDLGERGDITTRALFDSGRIIHAEMLVKQEGVICGLDIVEQVFREVHPGVTMERLAEDAQKVAAGAIICRMAGRADALITAERTALNFIGRLSGMATLTRRFVDRVAGTSAKILDTRKTTPGWRRLEKYAVACGGGVNHRMGLYDLFLIKDNHIAATGGIAPAVAGCREYMRRHRFTAPIEVETKTMEELEQALTLGVDRIMLDNMSLELMRRCVQLVNHRVPLEASGGVSLENVRAIAETGVDFISIGALTHSAQVLDISLEVISEQNG from the coding sequence ATGAAATTCACGGCGACGGAGGGTGCGCTGACGATAATCCGGCAGGCGTTGGCGGAGGATTTGGGTGAGCGCGGCGACATCACCACGCGAGCGCTTTTCGACTCGGGCCGGATCATCCACGCCGAGATGCTGGTGAAGCAGGAGGGTGTGATCTGCGGATTGGATATCGTCGAACAGGTGTTCCGCGAAGTGCATCCCGGGGTTACGATGGAAAGGCTGGCGGAGGATGCGCAAAAGGTTGCAGCCGGCGCCATCATCTGCCGAATGGCCGGGCGGGCGGATGCGCTGATCACGGCCGAGCGTACGGCCCTGAATTTCATCGGCCGCCTGTCGGGCATGGCCACGCTGACCCGTCGGTTCGTAGACCGGGTGGCCGGTACCTCTGCAAAAATTCTGGATACGCGCAAGACCACCCCCGGCTGGCGTCGGCTGGAAAAATACGCCGTAGCCTGTGGCGGCGGCGTCAACCATCGCATGGGTCTTTATGATCTTTTTCTGATCAAGGATAACCACATCGCAGCAACCGGCGGCATCGCTCCGGCGGTTGCCGGGTGTCGGGAGTATATGCGCCGCCACCGATTCACCGCGCCCATCGAGGTGGAGACCAAAACGATGGAAGAACTGGAACAGGCGCTGACGTTGGGCGTCGACCGCATCATGTTGGACAACATGTCCCTGGAGCTGATGCGCCGCTGTGTGCAGCTGGTCAACCATCGCGTTCCGCTGGAGGCGTCCGGCGGAGTCTCCCTGGAGAACGTACGGGCGATTGCGGAGACCGGCGTTGACTTTATCTCCATCGGCGCCCTCACCCATTCCGCGCAGGTGCTGGACATCAGCTTGGAAGTGATCTCGGAACAAAATGGCTGA
- a CDS encoding AAA domain-containing protein, whose product MADNKNIPSAEQLRKDVSEFLKNRYGDRVEIPPDADLSGEPPKGGEKEHPPSKIQFDLKPSELEAHLRQYVVGQEEAIEVLATKICTHFNRMRMEMQTEGLGELVGNIKSNVLMIGPTGVGKTYLIKLIAKKIGVPFVKADATKFSETGYVGGDVEDLVRDLVREANGSIKLAEYGIIYLDEIDKIASSGNFIGPDVSRTGVQRNLLKLMEESEVDLKTPHDLAAQMEAAMEAQRTGKVSRKKVNTKNILFVMSGAFSGLSDIIRRRLNQQPIGFRPADDQQNKTEELDLLKKVRSEDLIKYGFESEFVGRLPVVVTLNDLDVQGLLRILQNPNSTVIQGKKRDFKAYGIDIHFEPEALQLLAEEAFKEHTGARGLVSVCDRLLLKYEKRLPDTQIAEFHVTERTVRNPQEELEQLLTSHLIKKFQKRFLATNGIVISFTNGALELLKQLSMEKGQDLEQVCSDLLHDYEYGLRLLGCDHFTIDEEIVKNPKTRLEQLIKKAYEKK is encoded by the coding sequence ATGGCAGACAATAAAAACATACCGAGTGCGGAGCAGCTGCGCAAGGATGTTTCCGAATTTTTAAAGAACCGGTACGGCGACCGGGTGGAGATCCCGCCGGACGCCGACCTTTCCGGGGAACCGCCCAAAGGGGGCGAAAAAGAACACCCGCCGTCCAAAATACAATTTGACCTGAAACCGTCCGAGCTGGAGGCCCACCTGCGCCAGTATGTCGTTGGCCAGGAGGAAGCCATCGAGGTTCTGGCCACCAAGATCTGCACCCATTTCAATCGTATGAGGATGGAGATGCAGACAGAGGGGTTGGGTGAACTGGTCGGCAATATTAAAAGCAACGTGCTGATGATCGGCCCCACCGGCGTGGGCAAGACTTATCTGATCAAACTGATCGCTAAAAAGATCGGCGTGCCCTTTGTCAAGGCGGATGCGACCAAATTCAGCGAAACCGGGTACGTGGGCGGCGATGTCGAAGATCTGGTGCGCGATCTGGTACGCGAAGCCAACGGCTCCATCAAGTTGGCCGAGTACGGCATCATCTATCTGGATGAGATCGATAAAATCGCCTCCTCCGGCAACTTTATCGGGCCCGATGTATCGCGCACCGGCGTTCAGCGTAACCTGCTCAAGCTCATGGAAGAATCCGAGGTGGATCTGAAAACGCCGCATGATCTAGCCGCACAGATGGAAGCGGCCATGGAAGCGCAGCGTACCGGCAAAGTGTCGCGGAAAAAGGTCAATACCAAGAACATTCTGTTTGTCATGAGCGGTGCGTTTTCGGGTTTATCGGACATCATTCGCCGCCGCCTGAATCAACAGCCCATCGGTTTCCGCCCTGCGGATGACCAGCAAAATAAAACAGAGGAACTGGACCTGCTTAAAAAGGTCCGCTCCGAAGATCTGATCAAATACGGTTTCGAGTCCGAGTTCGTCGGGCGCCTTCCGGTTGTGGTTACGCTCAACGATCTGGATGTACAGGGCCTGCTGCGCATCCTGCAGAATCCGAACAGCACCGTCATACAGGGGAAAAAGCGGGATTTTAAGGCCTATGGCATCGATATCCATTTTGAGCCGGAAGCCCTGCAGCTGCTGGCGGAAGAGGCGTTCAAAGAACATACCGGAGCCCGCGGCCTGGTCTCTGTCTGCGATCGTCTGTTGCTGAAATACGAAAAAAGATTGCCCGACACCCAGATCGCCGAGTTTCATGTCACCGAGCGGACGGTGCGAAATCCGCAGGAGGAACTCGAACAGCTGCTCACCAGCCATTTAATTAAAAAATTTCAGAAAAGATTCCTGGCCACCAATGGCATCGTGATCTCTTTTACCAACGGCGCTCTGGAGCTTTTAAAACAGCTGAGCATGGAGAAAGGACAGGATCTGGAACAGGTTTGCAGCGACCTGCTGCATGATTATGAATATGGTCTTCGCCTGTTGGGCTGTGATCATTTCACCATCGATGAAGAGATCGTCAAGAATCCCAAAACCCGTCTCGAGCAACTGATCAAGAAAGCCTATGAAAAAAAGTAG